A genome region from Nicotiana tabacum cultivar K326 chromosome 13, ASM71507v2, whole genome shotgun sequence includes the following:
- the LOC107820494 gene encoding UDP-glucosyltransferase 29-like — protein MEGKKNTISILMLPWLAHGHISPFLELAKRLTKRNFHIYMCSSPVNLNSIKKSVTEKYSKSIELVELHLPSLPNLPPYYHTTNGLPPHLMNTLKTAFERSSPNFSKILQTLNPDLVIYDFIQPWAATFASSMNIPAVQFLTFSAAVLAFAFHMFEKRGEDFPFPEIYLRKYEMVQMKKIMEESKDDKSPFDEALRKSRDFILVKTCKEFEGKYMDYFSSLVSKKIVPVGSLVQDSVNEDNNDEITQWLDKKEKSSTVFVSFGSEYFLSKEEIHEVAQGLELSKVNFIWVIRVPQGVKNSTIQDALPKEFLEKVEDRGMVLEKWAPQATILKHKSIGGFVSHCGWSSFMESVKFGVPIIAMPMHIDQPMNAKLVEYVGIGLEAVRDDDNGKLQSKEIAKVIRKVVVEGSGEDVRKKVRELSEKMNAKGDEEIDGVVEELVALCNNK, from the coding sequence ATGGAGGGCAAGAAAAACACCATTAGTATACTCATGTTACCATGGTTAGCCCATGGTCACATAAGTCCATTTTTAGAGCTAGCCAAAAGACTTACAAAGAGGAATTTCCACATTTACATGTGTTCTTCTCCTGTAAATCTAAACTCTATCAAGAAAAGTGTGACAGAAAAATATTCTAAATCAATTGAATTAGTTGAGCTTCATCTTCCATCTTTACCAAATCTTCCTCCTTATTACCACACTACAAATGGCCTCCCACCCCATCTTATGAACACCCTTAAAACAGCTTTTGAAAGGTCAAGTccaaatttttccaaaatattgCAAACTTTAAATCCTGATTTGGTCATTTATGACTTTATCCAGCCGTGGGCTGCTACGTTCGCGTCTTCTATGAACATTCCTGCTGTGCAATTCCTCACTTTTAGCGCTGCTGTCCTTGCTTTTGCCTTTCACATGTTTGAAAAGCGGGGGGAAGACTTCCCATTTCCTGAAATTTACCTGCGTAAATACGAGATGgttcagatgaagaaaattatggaAGAATCAAAAGATGATAAGTCCCCATTCGACGAGGCACTTAGGAAATCTCGCGACTTTATTTTAGTGAAAACTTGCAAAGAGTTTGAAGGGAAATATATggattatttttcaagtttggtTTCTAAGAAAATAGTCCCGGTTGGTTCACTCGTTCAAGATTCTGTCAACGAAGATAATAATGATGAAATCACACAATGGCttgacaagaaagaaaaaagttcaaCTGTGTTTGTTTCATTTGGGAGTGAGTATTTTTTATCCAAAGAAGAAATACATGAAGTAGCTCAAGGACTAGAGCTTAGTAAAGTGAACTTTATTTGGGTCATTAGGGTTCCACAAGGTGTAAAAAATAGTACTATTCAAGATGCATTACCAAAAGAATTTCTTGAAAAGGTAGAAGATAGAGGAATGGTTTTGGAAAAATGGGCTCCACAAGCAACAATTCTTAAACATAAAAGTATTGGCGGTTTTGTGAGTCATTGTGGATGGAGTTCTTTTATGGAAAGTGTGAAATTTGGTGTGCCTATAATTGCAATGCCAATGCATATTGACCAACCAATGAATGCTAAGCTTGTGGAATATGTTGGGATAGGACTTGAAGCAGTGAGAGATGATGATAATGGGAAGTTACAAAGTAAAGAGATTGCAAAGGTGATAAGGAAAGTGGTAGTAGAGGGAAGTGGGGAGGATGTGAGGAAAAAAGTTAGAGAATTGAGTGAGAAAATGAATGCAAAAGGTGATGAAGAGATAGATGGAGTGGTGGAAGAGCTTGTTGCACTGTGTAACAATAAATAA